The following are encoded in a window of Cydia strobilella chromosome 1, ilCydStro3.1, whole genome shotgun sequence genomic DNA:
- the LOC134743915 gene encoding cyclin-H: MFSTSSQRKFWTFNDENELTQLREKHNLEFIAKHGAHVDEYQRYNVFLSPDEERLLLRQYELHLKEFCKRFSPPMPKGVVGTAFQYFKRFYLYNSAMDYHPKEILATCVYLSCKVEEFNVSIGQFVANIKGDRDKASDIILNNELLLMQQLNYHLTIHNPFRPVEGFLIDIKTRCSLANPERLRSGIDEFLEKVFLTDACLLYAPSQIALAAVLHAASKEQENLDSYVTDMLFRDAGPDKLAILIEAVRKIRSMVKMVESPARERVRVIDKKLDRCRNEENNPDSEIYKRRMREALDEDDLVYTGHTRMSLDTSGVTQVLSPSAS; this comes from the coding sequence atgttttccacGAGTTCCCAAAGGAAGTTTTGGACGTTCAATGACGAGAACGAGCTTACACAATTGCGGGAGAAGCACAATTTGGAGTTCATCGCAAAGCACGGCGCCCATGTAGACGAATATCAGCGGTACAACGTGTTCCTGTCGCCCGATGAAGAAAGACTGCTTCTTAGACAGTACGAGTTGCACCTTAAAGAGTTCTGCAAAAGATTCAGCCCGCCAATGCCCAAAGGCGTTGTCGGCACTGCATTCCAATACTTCAAACGTTTCTATTTGTACAATTCCGCGATGGACTACCACCCTAAAGAAATCCTGGCCACTTGCGTGTATTTATCGTGCAAAGTTGAAGAATTCAATGTTTCTATTGGACAATTTGTGGCTAATATTAAAGGAGACAGAGATAAAGCATCGGACATTATCTTAAACAATGAACTGTTATTGATGCAGCAGTTAAACTATCATTTAACTATACATAATCCGTTCAGACCAGTGGAAGGCTTCTTGATTGACATTAAAACGAGATGCAGCCTTGCTAATCCAGAACGCCTTCGCAGCGGTATTGACGAATTTTTAGAAAAAGTGTTTTTGACTGACGCTTGCTTATTATATGCGCCATCTCAGATAGCATTAGCAGCAGTGCTCCACGCAGCCTCCAAGGAGCAAGAAAACTTGGACAGCTATGTTACAGACATGCTTTTCAGAGATGCTGGTCCAGATAAGTTGGCTATCCTTATTGAGGCGGTACGTAAAATAAGGTCTATGGTAAAAATGGTGGAGAGTCCAGCACGGGAGCGCGTGCGAGTCATTGACAAGAAGCTGGACAGGTGTCGGAATGAGGAGAACAATCCGGACAGCGAGATATACAAGAGACGGATGCGGGAGGCGCTGGATGAAGATGATTTAGTGTACACGGGACACACAAGAATGTCCCTAGATACGAGTGGAGTGACACAAGTCCTTTCGCCCTCCGCTTCTTAG